The stretch of DNA TGGCCAAGATGCTGACCAACGACAAGGAGCCTGAGCAGAAGCAATGGGCAGAGGCGAGCCGCATCATTTTCCCAACCTTCGAGAATGGTGGTACGCACGTGAACATCTCTGGGATCGCCCTTGCCAAGAATGCGCCCAACCGCGAGGCAGCGATCAAGCTGATGGAGTTCCTGTCGAGCGACAAGGCCCAGAAGCTTTATGCCGAGGCCAATGACGAATATCCGATCAAGCCCGGCATCGAGCCGTCAACCATTGTGAAGGCCTGGGGTGAGTTCACACCGGACAATGTCAGCCTCGATGAGATCGCCGAATTGCGCGATGAGGCAAGCAAGCTTGTAGACGAAGTTGACTTTGACGCTGGCCCCCAGTCGTAAGACGCAGATCAACGAGCAGATGACGGATGCGCCGTTCTCGTCCGAGGCGTCGACGCGCGCGTCCGCTGAACAGGCGCAACGTTCGCGCACGATCAGCCGCGCGGGCGGCTCATGGACGGTGGCGGCTGCCCTCATAAGTGCCCTGGCAATCGCGCCCATCATTGCGCTGGTCTGGATTGCCGTCATTCATCCAACCGCGAATGCCTGGCCGCATCTTCTGGCCACCGTGCTGCCAGGCAGCGCCCGCACCACTGCCTTGCTTCTCCTGGGCGTGCTCGGCGTGGTTCTGGTGGTGGGCACCTCCACCGCCTGGCTCGTGTCCATGTACGATTTTCCGGGCAGGCGCGTCTTTGACTGGGCGCTGGCGGTGCCGCTGGCCATGCCCACCTATCTCTCCGCCTTCGCCTATCTCGAGATCTGGGATTACGCTGGCCCCATTCAGACTGCTCTTCGCAATACCTTTGGTTGGCGGAATGCGACCGATTACTGGTTCCCCGACATTCGCACGCTCGGCGGCGCGATCCTGATCCTCGCTTTCGCCCTTTATCCCTATGTGTACTTGACCGCGCGGGCGAGCTTTGCCCAGACCCCCGCGCAGCTGATGGATGCAAGCCGCGCGCTCGGCCATTCGGCGCTTGAGACCTTCTGGCGTATTGCCCTGCCCTTGTCACGCCCCGCGCTCGCGGCCGGCAGCGCGCTCGCCATGATGGAGTGCTTGAATGATATTGGGGCGGTCGGCTTCCTGGGCGTGCGCACGCTGACCGTCAATGTCTACAACACCTGGCTTGAGCGGAGCAATCTGGGGGGTGCTGCTCAGCTTGCCTGCGTGATGCTGGTCTTCGTCATCTTGCTGCTCTGGATCGAAAGGCGCAGCCGCCGCCAGCAGCGCTATCACACCTCTGGCCGCACCGTTCGTACCCAGAGCCGCCAACGCCTTGGGCCAATTGGTGGTCTGGTTGCGGCGCTAGCCTGCGCCTTGCCGATTGCAATCGGCTTCGGCACGCCCCTTTTCGTGTTCCTGGATGCGGCCTTCCGCCATTGGGATGCGGTGCTCGACCCAGACTTCTGGACCCTGCTGAGGAACAGCATCCTGCTTTCTTCCGGGGGTGCGCTACTGGCAGCCCTTGCCGGCCTGGTTCTGGTCTATGCCCGCCGTTCCAGCAGCAATGTCATTCTGTCTGCCGCAACCCGGCTTGCCTCGATTGGCTATGCGGTTCCCGGCACCGTCTTGGGCCTTGGCATTCTGGTGCCACTTGCCGCCCTCGACAATCTCGTGGCGGGCTGGGCGCACAGCCTGTTTGGCATATCGACAGGGCTTCTCATCACCGGCAGTGCCGGTGCGATCATCATGGCCTATGCCATTCGGTTTCTCGCGATGTCACAAGGCTCCATCGAGGCCGGCTTCTCCCGGCAGTCGCCCAATCTCGATGCGGCTGCGCGCAATCTCGGCCGCACGCCCCGGCAAGTGCTCTGGGAAATTCATCTGCCGCTGATCAGGCCGGCGCTTGGGGCCGCCGTGGTGCTCGTCTTTGTCGATGCCATGAAGGAATTGCCGGCAACACTGCTCCTGCGCCCCTTCGATTTCGACACGCTGGCAACTCACGTTTATACGCTTGCCTCATTCGACATGTTCGAAGAGGCATCCCTCTCGGCCCTCGCCATCGTCGCCGTCGGCTGCCTACCCGTCTTCCTGCTCCAGCGGCTGCTGATGGCGCGGCGCACTTAGAGCATTTTCGAGCGAAGCGGATACCGGTTCGCGTGAAGAAAATGCGACCAAGCAAGACCTTGAGACGCGGTTTCGCGATTCAAAGAAAAGCGGAAACGCTCTAAGGCGCCAGCCATCCCCAGTCGATGGTCTCAGTGATCGTCTACATCATCGGCGCTATCGGCCTGGAGCTGGCCGTAATTCTGCACGCCTACCTTCGCCAGGAGATCAAGCTGGGTTTCGAGAAAGTCGATGTGCCCCTCTTCATCGGCCAGGAGCTCCTCGAAGAGCTTCATCGAGACGTAATCGCCCGCATCATGGCAGATCACCCGGGCTTCCCGGTAGAGCTCCCGGGCCGCTTGCTCCGCCTTCAGATCGCACTCGAGCACCTCCTGGATGTTCTGACCGATCATCAGAGGGTCGAGCTGCTGCATATTCGGGAGCCCCTCGAGGAAGATGATGCGCGTTGCGAGCTTGTCCGCATGGTGCATCTCCTCGATCGATTCTTCGCGCGCCTTCTTGGCAAGCTTGGTGTAACCCCAGTCGTCGAGCAGCCGGTAATGGAGCCAGTACTGGTTGATGGCGGTCAGCTCCGACCTGAGCGCCCTGTTGAGATACTCGATGACTGTACGGTCGCCCTTCATGCTCTGCTCCATAGAAGGCCAAGTGTGGTATGTCGCAACCTTACTCTGTCGAGCGGTGACGTCAAGCACTTTGGAATGATTCTAATCAAGAGATAAAGCACAGGCATGACCCGGAACTCGTCGCGCCGGAAGGATGCGACCAACGGGGACCTTCGCGCAATTTCGCAATGAGACGCGAGGCGCAACAGTGGCAGAAATGGACTTGTGGGAAGAGAGGTGTCTAGGCGCTTTCGGCCAAGGAATAGTCGTCCTCGAGCACCAGGTGGGCACCGGTTTCCTCGGCCGCGGCAATCAGCATGCTGACGTGAGGCAGGCACGAGCCGCATCGTGGACGATAGCCCATGCTTCGGTATACCGAGCCC from Rhodoligotrophos sp. CJ14 encodes:
- a CDS encoding (2Fe-2S)-binding protein, translated to MYICSCNVITALEIKRAIIELLKADPLRVITPGSVYRSMGYRPRCGSCLPHVSMLIAAAEETGAHLVLEDDYSLAESA
- the bfr gene encoding bacterioferritin, translating into MKGDRTVIEYLNRALRSELTAINQYWLHYRLLDDWGYTKLAKKAREESIEEMHHADKLATRIIFLEGLPNMQQLDPLMIGQNIQEVLECDLKAEQAARELYREARVICHDAGDYVSMKLFEELLADEEGHIDFLETQLDLLAKVGVQNYGQLQADSADDVDDH
- a CDS encoding ABC transporter permease encodes the protein MTLAPSRKTQINEQMTDAPFSSEASTRASAEQAQRSRTISRAGGSWTVAAALISALAIAPIIALVWIAVIHPTANAWPHLLATVLPGSARTTALLLLGVLGVVLVVGTSTAWLVSMYDFPGRRVFDWALAVPLAMPTYLSAFAYLEIWDYAGPIQTALRNTFGWRNATDYWFPDIRTLGGAILILAFALYPYVYLTARASFAQTPAQLMDASRALGHSALETFWRIALPLSRPALAAGSALAMMECLNDIGAVGFLGVRTLTVNVYNTWLERSNLGGAAQLACVMLVFVILLLWIERRSRRQQRYHTSGRTVRTQSRQRLGPIGGLVAALACALPIAIGFGTPLFVFLDAAFRHWDAVLDPDFWTLLRNSILLSSGGALLAALAGLVLVYARRSSSNVILSAATRLASIGYAVPGTVLGLGILVPLAALDNLVAGWAHSLFGISTGLLITGSAGAIIMAYAIRFLAMSQGSIEAGFSRQSPNLDAAARNLGRTPRQVLWEIHLPLIRPALGAAVVLVFVDAMKELPATLLLRPFDFDTLATHVYTLASFDMFEEASLSALAIVAVGCLPVFLLQRLLMARRT